A DNA window from Ignavibacteriales bacterium contains the following coding sequences:
- a CDS encoding inositol monophosphatase produces the protein MLQVAIEAATSAGKYLKQNIGKFKSVQQKYGQDRNLVTEIDKKSEALIIEIISSHYPSHDILAEESGNDKGKPSEYRWIIDPLDGTTNFTHGLPIFCVSIGVEYAGEMIAGVIYDPNTDELFTSEKGRGAFLNGKRIHVSQVDHISRSILVTGFPYNIIENPDYAVEHFINFLMKAQAVRRLGSAALDLAYLAAGRFDGFWEVALQPWDMAAGVLILHESGGMVSDFSGTKFNLYGKQLLASNAAIHNQMLDVIRLVKE, from the coding sequence ATGCTTCAGGTAGCGATTGAAGCCGCGACGAGCGCGGGTAAATATTTAAAACAAAATATCGGAAAATTTAAATCAGTTCAACAAAAATACGGTCAAGACAGAAATCTTGTTACGGAGATAGATAAAAAATCGGAAGCTCTTATTATAGAAATTATATCGTCGCATTATCCTTCACATGATATTCTAGCAGAAGAGAGCGGGAATGATAAAGGAAAGCCGTCGGAATACAGGTGGATAATAGATCCGTTAGACGGGACAACAAACTTCACGCATGGTTTACCGATCTTCTGTGTATCCATCGGGGTTGAATACGCGGGGGAAATGATTGCCGGTGTTATATATGATCCGAACACCGATGAATTATTTACATCCGAAAAAGGAAGAGGAGCTTTTTTGAATGGAAAACGAATTCATGTTTCTCAAGTGGATCATATCAGCAGAAGCATTCTTGTAACCGGATTTCCGTACAACATAATCGAAAATCCCGACTATGCGGTTGAGCACTTTATAAATTTCCTTATGAAAGCGCAAGCAGTAAGACGCTTAGGTTCCGCAGCGCTCGATCTGGCTTATCTTGCAGCCGGTAGATTCGATGGATTTTGGGAAGTGGCTCTTCAGCCATGGGATATGGCTGCTGGTGTCCTTATACTACATGAATCGGGTGGAATGGTAAGTGATTTTTCCGGTACAAAATTCAATCTATATGGAAAACAACTTTTAGCGAGCAATGCCGCTATTCATAATCAAATGTTGGATGTGATAAGATTAGTGAAGGAGTAG